A genomic region of Fusarium falciforme chromosome 4, complete sequence contains the following coding sequences:
- a CDS encoding FAD-binding PCMH-type domain-containing protein has protein sequence MKLPTHALLAIAGSTGTLALTVSSSVQNACAQLQSTYPEELLMPNSSDYESERINFWDKRSNMEPACIFLPTTVDAVADAVTVFHKEKAQFAIRGGGHMNYPGSNNIDNGVLVGLNGLKQLDVNLNKSTIDVGPGAKWVDVYTALAPHGLYTIGGRLKTIGVPGLTLIGGVGYFINKYGFTMDNVVSYDVVLGNGTQVVASKSSNPDLFWALKGGGSSFGLVTKFELKTYDVPLVSSTYQIFDQEHAHDFIRTACKMLLSEDGSRGAGAVININYNTTTKRATPQVFGLEETTESPPPRFAAFSAIPAVSRTNAVMPPVEWHSRMETPNQMFRIQFGHHTIKPNAEQLIYIYNQWIAAVDEIADVPGLLPTFILNFAPKSAVAVSKRNGVGNTFGLNDDQSYIWWQFTTSWANEEDDLRVTAWQKHHLARLHEDNHAKGLATDFLYMGDAGEWQDPIQTYGKKNIQRMRKVRDAYDPDLTFTKLNWGGFKLGY, from the exons ATGAAGCTTCCAACACATGCCCTGTTGGCCATTGCTGGCAGTACAGGCACTCTCGCACTGACTGTCAGTAGCAGCGTTCAAAATGCCTGTGCTCAGCTGCAATCGACCTACCCCGAGGAGCTCCTAATGCCCAACTCCTCAGACTACGAGTCCGAGCGAATAAACTTCTGGGACAAAAGATCCAATATGGAGCCAGCCTGCATCTTCCTCCCTACCACTGTTGATGCCGTCGCCGACGCTGTAACTGTATTTCACAAGGAGAAGGCTCAGTTTGCCATCCGTGGTGGTGGACACATGAAT TACCCCGGCTCGAACAACATTGATAACGgtgtcctcgtcggcctcaATGGTCTCAAACAGCTCGACGTCAACTTGAACAAGTCCACCATCGATGTCGGCCCCGGCGCAAAATGGGTTGATGTGTACACGGCTCTTGCTCCTCATGGGCTATATACCATCGGCGGGCGTCTCAAGACTATTGGCGTTCCGGGCCTGACGCTTATTGGCGGCGTGGGTTACTTCATTAACAAGTATGGTTTCACTATGGACAACGTGGTAAGCTACGATGTGGTGCTTGGAAACGGCACCCAAGTTGTTGCCAGCAAATCGTCTAACCCGGATCTGTTCTGGGCACTCAAGGGCGGTGGCAGCAGTTTCGGCCTCGTCACCAAGTTTGAGCTGAAGACGTATGACGTTCCGCTCGTGAGCAGCACGTACCAGATCTTCGACCAAGAGCACGCTCACGACTTCATCCGTACGGCTTGCAAGATGCTCCTGTCTGAGGATGGAAGCAGGGGCGCTGGCGCGGTTATCAACATCAACTACAACACCACGACTAAACGAGCTACGCCTCAGGTATTCGGCCTCGAAGAGACGACAGAGTCGCCGCCACCAAGGTTCGCTGCCTTCAGTGCCATCCCTGCCGTGAGCCGCACCAATGCTGTGATGCCGCCGGTCGAGTGGCACTCGAGGATGGAGACGCCGAACCAGATGTTCCG TATTCAATTTGGCCATCATACTATCAAGCCTAACGCTGAGCAACTGATCTACATCTACAACCAATGGATCGCGGCTGTAGACGAAATTGCTGATGTCCCCGGTCTCCTCCCCACGTTCATCCTGAACTTTGCCCCCAAGTCAGCTGTGGCTGTTAGCAAGCGTAACGGCGTTGGCAACACATTCGGTCTGAACGATGACCAGTCCTACATCT GGTGGCAGTTTACTACGTCCTGGGCgaatgaggaggatgatttGCGCGTCACGGCTTGGCAGAAGCACCATCTCGCGCGGCTGCATGAGGATAACCATGCCAAGGGCCTTGCGACGGACTTCTTGTACATGGGTGATGCCGGAGAGTGGCAAGATCCGATCCAGACTTATGGGAAGAAGAATATTCAGAGAATGCGCAAGGTCAGGGATGCTTACGACCCGGATTTGACCTTTACCAAGTTGAACTGGGGTGGCTTCAAGCTGGGATACTAG
- a CDS encoding EKC/KEOPS complex subunit BUD32 — translation MSSIEDDESCRSFRFLLPNVGETEEVERYEQGGFHPVHLGDLFDEGRYRIVHKLGAGGFATIWLARDLLDTCWMALKIVLAEESQAVESSVTLAHGIVSESFDDPRFVTYERYFYVDGPNGRHLCLVLPVLGSSGYRVSHYLESRTQPCLARSVALQVKDLDQTPEDEIYDLLGRSETGSLETESGEAAGPEAPKYIVKTLDFLLARRLIISEDICLIDFDNTFLASSPPEKLLPTPVEYLAPEVAVGLSGGTASDVWALGCSILRLRSGEGLFSAYDIGSPIDLLVAIRRVLRNMPTAWGDPVFGSEGRPRKNLLKGVRLSGLTGEVTERQSIEEWIRKIFDQPSTGPYRPKDQVSNMEENPYYNPHEVSHAPFYAWKFWEPSAINFRGKYFRGYNNEWHALVEELPKIPHEEAVLLFDLISKILVYEPTERLSIKEILSHPWFCMDDRS, via the coding sequence ATGTCTTCAAttgaagacgacgagtctTGCCGCTCTTTTCGCTTTCTTCTTCCTAATGTCGGCGAGACAGAAGAGGTAGAGCGGTATGAACAAGGGGGGTTTCACCCTGTCCACCTCGGCGACTTGTTTGACGAGGGTCGGTATCGGATTGTTCACAAACTTGGTGCTGGAGGCTTCGCAACGATATGGCTGGCCCGTGACCTTCTCGACACGTGCTGGATGGCCCTCAAGATAGTCCTTGCGGAAGAGTCGCAGGCTGTTGAATCCAGCGTAACTCTCGCCCACGGCATCGTGTCGGAATCGTTTGATGACCCTAGATTTGTCACCTACGAGCGGTACTTTTACGTAGATGGCCCAAACGGCCGTCATTTGTGTCTGGTACTTCCTGTGCTGGGCTCTTCTGGCTATAGGGTTTCCCACTATCTTGAGAGCAGAACCCAGCCGTGTCTAGCGCGTAGTGTAGCTCTCCAGGTCAAGGATTTGGATCAGACCCCTGAGGATGAAATCTACGACCTGCTTGGCCGGTCCGAGACTGGGTCTTTGGAGACTGAGTCTGGAGAAGCCGCGGGCCCAGAAGCGCCCAAGTACATTGTCAAAACTCTTGATTTCCTCTTGGCGAGGCGACTCATCATCAGTGAAGACATTTGCCTCATAGATTTCGACAATACGTTCCTCGCCTCTTCACCCCCAGAAAAGCTGCTCCCCACACCAGTCGAGTATCTCGCCCCAGAAGTCGCTGTCGGTTTATCTGGAGGCACAGCAAGCGATGTCTGGGCGCTTGGATGCTCCATATTACGACTGAGGTCAGGGGAGGGTTTGTTCTCCGCCTATGATATTGGCTCTCCAATCGACCTCCTGGTCGCCATCCGCCGAGTCCTGCGGAATATGCCGACAGCTTGGGGAGATCCAGTCTTTGGCTCTGAAGGACGACCGAGAAAGAATTTGCTTAAAGGAGTTCGGCTTTCAGGGCTCACAGGTGAAGTCACAGAACGGCAGTCGATTGAAGAATGGATCAGGAAGATCTTTGATCAGCCGAGTACTGGGCCGTATCGACCGAAAGATCAAGTCTCCAACATGGAAGAGAATCCATATTACAATCCACATGAAGTCTCTCACGCTCCCTTTTACGCGTGGAAGTTCTGGGAGCCTTCCGCCATCAACTTCAGAGGCAAGTATTTTCGGGGCTACAACAATGAATGGCACGCACTGGTGGAAGAGTTACCCAAAATTCCACACGAAGAAGCAGTGTTGCTGTTTGACTTAATATCCAAGATCCTGGTTTACGAGCCTACCGAGAGGTTAAGCATAAAAGAGATTCTGAGTCACCCTTGGTTTTGTATGGACGACAGAAGTTAA
- a CDS encoding C2H2-type domain-containing protein gives MAISPPPYLGPEFPGEANLNTTEDVGRWRMQTPVDEPRAPTKGCSIDMIASKIDSCAKARVFAIIAFNLLVFDGQLSKDRTNWACPFGHCKLNFVDQRDLMQHVLDCPHFSRDGVFCNCCIKDDRFEEHCRHDRAESIASHGTEKSSSKKRNPMRKFSNIFSRNRTESRSSSGSSSRPVSPVSTHRRSSILSLMIPTPSSSGDSRRGSSPIPAESPQKTLEAASPAQQEGSSELLGSEPHTVGGIHELPNLEIPSELPDTARAQELPGPIFDDIMEMSESPTEELSMESMIPEQGVLQAYNTAFTRQMEASHDELPSTNGLESAFQHPHQHQHQHQLFWFMQQLQEQQAPQPHPGLQAPPASHEGMDMTGGSMSNRGSFSIPPVHSGCQQEISSPGSDHISSQTRKDSGDSAYSEASSVMVTLGQTPSPSSAQQRGPSAAHLATSASPPAQIPTAFSAAAQAVGDEDISCWWPDCNYRPTGRRREKHPNYLRKHIDNTHFHRYRVRCPGCGDWLSRSDNLRVHQETACSRARSLGAPYPPHHSARRSRVAQRREWGGGWQGEYSVRT, from the exons ATGGCAATTTCGCCCCCTCCTTACCTAGGACCTGAATTCCCTGGGGAAGCAAACCTCAATACGACAGAAGACGTTGGTCGATGGAGAATGCAAACTCCGGTCGACGAACCTCGTGCTCCCACCAAGGGGTGCTC AATTGACATGATTGCCTCCAAGATTGACAGCTGCGCCAAGGCCAGAGTCTTTGCAATCATTGCCTTTAATCTCCTCGTTTTCGACGGCCAGCTTTCCAAGGACCGCACCAACTGGGCATGTCCATTTGGACACTGCAAGCTGAATTTTGTCGACCAACGTGACCTGATGCAGCACGTCCTCGATTGCCCTCATTTCTCGAGGGACGGTGTTTTCTGCAACTGCTGTATCAAGGACGACCGCTTCGAAGAGCACTGTCGACACGACCGCGCTGAGAGTATCGCCTCTCACGGAACCGAGAAGAGCTcctccaagaagcgcaaCCCGATGCGCAAGTTCAGCAACATCTTTTCTCGAAATCGGACAGAGTCGAGAAGCTCTTCTGGAAGCTCTTCACGTCCTGTGAGCCCGGTTTCAACGCACCGCCGTTCAAGCATTCTGTCGTTGATGATACCAACCCCGAGCTCCTCTGGTGACTCTCGCAGGGGATCCTCCCCGATTCCTGCAGAATCGCCCCAAAAGACACTCGAAGCAGCATCACCCGCGCAACAAGAGGGCTCCAGCGAGCTTCTTGGGTCTGAACCTCACACCGTTGGCGGGATTCACGAGCTCCCGAACCTAGAAATACCCTCCGAGCTTCCTGATACCGCCAGAGCTCAAGAGCTCCCCGGTCCAATATTTGACGACATCATGGAAATGAGCGAGTCTCCTACCGAGGAGTTGTCCATGGAATCCATGATTCCTGAACAGGGCGTGCTCCAGGCATATAATACTGCCTTCACACGCCAGATGGAGGCCTCCCACGATGAGCTTCCCTCGACCAATGGTCTGGAGTCTGCATTTCAGCATccgcaccagcaccagcaccagcaccagttATTTTGGTTCATGCAGCAGTTGCAGGAGCAACAGGCCCCACAACCTCATCCTGGCCTGCAGGCTCCTCCTGCGAGCCATGAGGGGATGGATATGACTGGCGGTTCTATGAGCAATCGCGGCAGCTTCTCAATCCCTCCGGTACACTCTGGTTGCCAGCAGGAGATTTCATCTCCCGGTTCAGATCATATCAGCAGTCAAACACGGAAGGATTCTGGGGATTCTGCATACTCCGAGGCCTCAAGTGTCATGGTGACACTTGGGCAAACTCCATCGCCTAGCTCTGCGCAACAGCGCGGTCCCAGTGCAGCACATCTTGCTACCTCGGCATCTCCACCAGCTCAAATACCAACAGCTTTCAGTGCGGCAGCCCAGGCTGTCGGTGATGAAGACATCAGTTGCTGGTGGCCAGATTGCAACTACCGCCCCACTGGACGCAGAAGGGAGAAACACCCCAACTACCTGCGCAAGCACATCGACAACACGCACTTTCATCGATACCGAGTTCGCTGTCCAGGTTGTGGCGACTGGTTAAGCCGCAGCGACAACCTCAGGGTGCACCAAGAGACGGCATGTTCTCGGGCACGGTCTTTAGGTGCACCGTATCCACCTCATCACTCAGCGAGGCGATCTAGAGTAGCACAGAGGAGGGAATGGGGCGGTGGTTGGCAGGGGGAGTACTCTGTAAGGACTTGA
- a CDS encoding PKS-ER domain-containing protein, with translation MAETRTTKQWILAAKPVGTPTITGPNPTFTIRTVELPPLEEDQILVKVLYFSNDAGIRTFIGCTVDEDRMYLPPVPIGAPMRSGIIGEVLESKSKKFTVGDLIMDFHLASWSERAILNDALVQPVAPLPAGLSITHYLGAFGGSGLAGYVGLLHVAEAKPEHTVVVSAAAGATGSMVVQVAVKLLGAKRVVGIAGSDEKCTWVRDHLGAHACVNYKSPTFVEDLKAATPDEVDVFFDNVGGAVFDGVLTRMKKHGVIAICGAVSIYNSEEPTTIRNWFEIVSQRLTIKGFFMFDYMDKVPKAMEELIGAAAERRIKVDIEDVVEATIEGVPNVWINVYKGANKGKSVTKLLS, from the coding sequence ATGGCTGAAACACGCACCACGAAGCAATGGATCCTCGCTGCTAAGCCGGTTGGCACTCCCACCATCACTGGGCCCAACCCTACCTTTACTATCAGGACAGTAGAGCTGCCGCCCCTGGAGGAAGACCAGATCCTGGTAAAGGTGCTCTACTTTTCCAACGATGCGGGAATTCGCACCTTCATCGGCTGTACCGTGGACGAGGACCGCATGTATCTGCCCCCTGTGCCGATCGGGGCCCCAATGCGCTCGGGAATTATTGGCGAGGTGCTGGAATCCAAGTCAAAGAAATTCACCGTTGGCGATTTGATTATGGATTTTCATCTTGCCTCATGGAGTGAAAGGGCCATCCTGAACGACGCCCTCGTCCAGCCCGTGGCCCCGTTGCCAGCTGGCCTATCAATCACCCACTACCTCGGTGCCTTTGGAGGTTCTGGACTGGCCGGTTATGTTGGTCTACTCCACGTGGCTGAAGCAAAGCCCGAACATACAGTTGTTGTCTCAGCCGCTGCGGGAGCAACAGGATCAATGGTCGTTCAGGTCGCAGTCAAGCTCCTAGGAGCCAAGCGGGTGGTAGGAATTGCTGGAAGTGATGAGAAGTGCACGTGGGTGCGAGACCACCTCGGTGCTCACGCCTGcgttaattataagagccCTACCTTTGTTGAGGACTTGAAGGCCGCGACGCCAGACGAAGTAGATGTTTTCTTTGATAACGTCGGCGGTGCAGTCTTTGATGGCGTTCTCACTCGCATGAAGAAGCACGGCGTCATCGCTATCTGCGGAGCGGTCAGCATATACAACTCGGAGGAGCCTACTACGATACGCAACTGGTTCGAGATTGTGTCTCAGCGGTTAACCATCAAGGGCTTCTTCATGTTCGACTACATGGATAAGGTGCCTAAGGCCATGGAGGAGCTTATTGGCGCTGCGGCTGAGAGACGTATCAAGGTTGATATCGAGGATGTGGTTGAGGCCACCATAGAGGGGGTTCCCAATGTGTGGATCAATGTGTACAAAGGCGCTAACAAGGGCAAGTCGGTCACTAAGCTGCTTTCTTAG